A window of Cydia amplana chromosome 16, ilCydAmpl1.1, whole genome shotgun sequence genomic DNA:
cagacacatgctatgaagattctcttaaaaataataaaatacaattaataaattcaatgtttaacatgatagtgactttattttgtctacccactaacaaccaatttgttcaatgctggcgggcaatggcggtaaacttaaatatttgatgtggtatgaagctaaatgttttgaacataatggcaagccactaaaaagttttaatcctagattagccattaaactgtggctgccagtctgatttgttaattgttatataagtacagtcagcgtcatatagtaggtagcatccaaagtattcaaatagttcggtacaccatattatttgtatggcgtactgaactatttgaatactttggatgcgacctactatacgacgctgactgtacttaatttaaatatatataaattgtatattatttctacggcctcctagctagtcagtagtgacagtgaccctgctctgctatgtgctatgaagtaggaggtcctgggttcaaatcctcataggacatttatttgttttttaattgtgtgtgtatatattaatggtctatatctattcccatctgtccacacctcttgtatggcggcggggacaaatgggccaccaccatgggacaccatattaatacacttttagggggatccgaacctaggacttccagctttgatatgatcataaaatataagatatgtatgtatttacatttacacattgtattattgctctcatacatatagggatatttttttaaatgtcggatgtctcttctcttttgagcatgaatagaagcaggggataactgacagaacgggatagtcttatgtatctttcagtaggagtagcagcgaaagcgctattattgtttgtccttgtcacagtctcacatcttgttttattccccaccgtaaattgaccaccgtgattggtcgaattcatttgttgcccaccataacaaataaattcgaccaatcatagcggcgcaatgcgacgctatgattggtcgaatttacatgttttgtccctcacggaggcacgcgtacaccacttctataggatgctaccttctatgcttttgagcaagtttttgtcacctgccctgctattcaaactactcaagaatttacaatgttttgttaccaagtaggtcgattagtgtaagactgtcctaaaatatatgtatagctatatgaggacaattttgtaatgcgtaaggttaagtaaattaatatacaaacagcaacactcctaactgtacatcggtacagttaacacttaacagtgtggctgatgataccatgtaggtttaatatattttaattattatcacgtttctaagaacaatagtacattattgtcgaggttcggaagtagctacttgcaagctgaggattcgttttaaacggacgaccttgggagtccgtttaattgaatccgaagccagcaagtagccttccagccgagtcatatatagtgcttttctcaaaaatggtgcaagagatattttacagaagcaacgttctaattttcacagagaaaagtaaaaccattaaaaagatttgcttgccgcctttaaaaaaaattgaagtgtatttttctgctgaaaatacgccaacgtatttgagacacctcgTATTtgagtcgcggtaccaacattatattaataataagtgctgatcatctgttcggctgtttaatggacctatgccttcatttgatatggccatttaaagttttaaaaagtttggaactcgtttaataatggaatttgtatgcaacattgcagtcccgaaatcgagacagcaatgtttttaactttttaatttttagaatgaccataaactacacacttcgcgacctattttttaaccggcaacgtcgactttgccgtccatttttgagaaaaattatattatttattacttaataatgttgatatgttgtctgtgatatgatcataaagtatgaggatttactacagtgacatctattgatagtctttctcaaacaatcgagctatttagtgtgttacaacggcaagaaactaactgtctagtaatgcgatagatggcgcttagaatagttcatgccattatttatttatttttttctgcgtcgatttactatgtgtaaatggatgttttaaaaggtttttgttgtaatatgctaaataaattagaactatacatgttaatttaaaaattggcaagatttgaaataacacaaatatatatttaggcccaatggtgctctgagtgacatctcttggatttttgtggaactaagcgaggcttgtatgggccgattactctatactatacttactttatgctgATGATAAATAATGATGATTAATTTTGTTTGAGCGATATAATAATGATcacatttattgaaattgaatacCATGATGTCTGCTTAATCAATAATAACATAACACCGTTAGGTACCGAACAACTAAGTATAGGTTGAAATTAAGGAGGAGTCTCACTGGCGCTTTTTTTTAGTATCTAACGTGCGTATTATAGTTATCACACTGATTAGATATGAATCGCGCGTTCCGAAACTTGCATCTTCTTAcaggtaaaggggcccactgattaacagtccgccggacggtatcggcctgtccaTGGGCGTACCCAGAATTACCCAGAATTTGTTAAGcggtggggcagaagtaaatAAACTTAGAGATCTTgttccaatttaaaaaaaaacttaacttcGGGTCAGACAGCAGGGTGGggcaactgccccaccttgccccaccgtgcgtATGCCCATGGGCCTGTCAGTTGtccggaactgtcaactttttgttctaactgacaggccgatagcggccggcggactgttaatcagtgggccccttaatgtttttgatgggattttgCTTTGTCACcgaacttacatatgtatgtgaagtttcagctcaatcgaataatagGAAGTGTGTTTAATAATTTAGCTCGCAAGATTTGACctgaacatacctacataaaaaatattggaagttcaataaaagcttgtaaaaattaaaGCAAAGTTTAGTTTAAGTAAGGAAagtttatttatgaaaaaagtataatgtagttttaGTAGTTGTGTTGTTTATCATAAACGCATTAATAGAACCGTAACCTAACCAGATAGGCTGCCTACATAACAGGCATCCTGTCAGCAAAACTGATAAATGTAAAGCTTGAACTTATTTCACCAGGGTTCTGTacactaataatatttataatagccatttgttacaaaaaaaattattactatgaaaaaaatttaaaattcgcCTGAAGATATAAAGTTACATCTTAACAAATGTCAATATATTATGAACACATCTATGTATGACTTGTTTTTCATAAATCGTTGTAAATAGTAATTTAATGACTGTTCATTTAAAATGGTTTTCTTTATCTAGTCATGTGCCCCTAATTGAAACACACAACAAACAGCGATAATTTTGTCCTTATATTGCAACCTCCATAGAAACAGAGCGCTCGTGTCAGAATACGGACGGAACAGAAGTATAAAACGGGTGAGTAAATCAAGAATATTTCAATATTCAAATCAAGAAATAAATGtggctcgcactgtcaaaaagttatcagatctcttgtagaactagccaagcttctaactctacacgcCCTAATTCTACAagtcctaacttcacaaaccctactaaggtgtagagtcaaATGATCAGTGATTAAATTTTTCACCTTGGCCACATATTTTGTACTAAGGTGTACATAGAGTTTGGATGTTAGAGCTTGTAGAATTAGGGCGTGTAGCTGTAGAGTTaaaagcttggctctacatgaGATCTGATAATTTTTTGACAGAACTagactacttaaaaacacaaatcaaaatatttgatcaAATAATTTGATGTCTCTTTTCCAGATATAGCCGCTGATAGTATGTGACACGATGTATATGATACTGTGTAAGTATAAGACCTTAAGAAATCCTTAAGTAATAATTTGTTTTGCTCTTGCGAAAATAACGGTAGAATTTCATAATCAATTGACTGGGCATTTTACGAGAATTGCAAATACATAATACTCGTAGGCGAATTTTTTAGTGTAACGGATATATCATGTTTCTAGTATTAAATacgaactaaaataaaaataaaatattaaatgcttagcgatataattataattggGTAATATAATTATGCACAGATAAGATGTTTATGTTTCAGATAAGTTGGTGACAGCGTCTCTGCTAGCAACGTGCTGCTCGCAATCGTTGTACCCTGACGATGATGGCTGCACACAAGTTTATGATGACACGACTGATCCTAACGAGTGCATACACGCGGTATATTGTACCAATCAAGTTCAGTTTAACTTAGGCAGTCATCACGAATGCAGCAATGCTATACATATTAACCGCCGACGGAGTTCAGGACGTTTTGACCCCATCAACTTATATTTTAGATGTAGTGATAATGATGAGACTGTTCCCAAAATCAATGATGATGATATGGTTAGAGTTATCCATTCATTAGATTTAAGTATTAATACGTATGCATTGGTTCCTACTATTGAGTCGTTGCCCAATTTagcaatattaaaaataacgagATCTTTACTGTCCAAGGCGAAACTGTCAAACAAAAATGATCTGCCAATGCTTACGGCTATCGACTATTCAGAAAACATCATAAGCAGTTTTGAAGTGGTTCCTGATGAACACGAATTCAAATCACTGAAGAAACTAAATTTATCACATAATTCTTTAGATAATATCCTAGATGGCACTTTTGAATTATTTCCGAATATAGAATCGTTGGATTTatctcataatttatttggcaCATTAGATATCATGTTCTTTGAAGGTATAAAAAAACTTTTGCATTTAAATCTTGCAAATAACAGAATAGCTAGCATAGATTCTTCGTTTAATAAACTGCGATATTTGGTAACGTTGGACCTCAGCTataatatcatagagaaattaAACGCGAGGGATTTCGCTAAATTAGTGAACTTAGAGGAAATCAAACTTGATTCTAATGGTCttcataccatagagaaaaactTCTTTAAAAATATGCCATCATTGACTACAATTAGTATACAAGATAATGCTATAGATAGTATTGATCAAGAAATATTTATCAATGCGACAAAATTAAGGAATGTTTACCTTTCTCGAAATAGGATTAAAATACTCTCCAAAGATTTGTTCAAGAATAAAACTATATTTGATTTTACGATAGAAGGCAATCAACTAGAAGGGCCTCTAGAAAGAGGTTGTTTTGAAGGACTTGCCATGGTTAAAGAATTAGATTTAAGTGGCCAACATCTAACCTCTATAGAAAATTACGCCTTTGCCGGGCTTAAAACTTTGGAAACCTTGTTACTAAATAACAATGCCGTGGAGTTATTAAGAAACTATTCGTTTAAAGGTTTACAAAGCTTGAATATTTTAGATTTATCTTATAACAAAATCAACGACCTGGATATTGTTACCGAGGACCTCATTAGTTTGCAAGTATTAACATTACATCATAATAAAATAGCACACATCTCAAGTAACAATTATATTTCATTAGGATCTCTGCAGTTACTTGATTTGTCTCATAATAACATATCGTACTTGGGATCTAATTATTTTCGATCTTTACaaagtttattaaattttaaaatctcAGACAACCCTCTCTTCGGTTCAATAGTAGAGTATACGTTTGACGGATTAAGCTCTTTACCAAGTCTTGATATATCCGGGACTTTAATAACTACAGTAAATAATGGTTCTTTCATTGGTATGACTATATTAAGAGACTTAAATATTTCACATAGTAACATAACTGAACTCCAATACAATTCACTGTCCTATGTTTGCAATATTCGAACAATTGATCTTTCAAATAATCGACTATCTGTATTCGATGTTAATACAACTGACTTAAGGAATCTTGATACTTTATTGctgaataataatatgttacagaTAATTTCTCAAACAGTATTTAAAGGGCTGAGTTTGCTAAGAACGGTTGTTTTATCGTATAATAGTATTTGTACCATTCATGAAGAAACTTTTCAAAAGGATATACGCAATTTAGATTTGTCGTATAATCCTGAATTGGAATTTGATGTACTTTTAGTTAAACAATCTGTAAATTTAGCAAATCTGTATATTTCGGGAACAAAAACCGTGTCAATGTCACTtacatttgaaaatgtaaagggTCTTCTTACATTAGAAATGACACATTTGAACATCCATAACATTAGcattctaaaattatttaatctacAACGTTTAGAAATGTTAGTATTAAACAATAATGCTGTTTCCACGCTTAATATTGGTGCTTTATCCAATTTGACGTCCCTAAAACAGTTAGACCTGAGTTATAACAGTTTAAATTACATTCAGCCCGGAGTTTTCAAAGAAAATACCTACTTGAAGATATTAAACATTTCACACAATAAGTTATTGGAAATTAGTCACGGGATATTTCAGGGTCTTTTGTACGTGGAAGTTATAGATTTATCGTTTAATAAGATTAAAGATTTACACCGATCTAGATTCTACGATGTTGAGCATTTAGACACTCTTATAGTAGATAACAATGAAATTGAGTTTATTTCCGATGATGAGTTCCTAGGGAGTAGTCTAACTAAACTCAGCATAGGAGGCAATCCACTACCCTGCAAGATTTTGTACAAAATCAAAAGAAAAAgttttcacattagcattactgCTATAAATATTGAAGAAACAAAAGACAACTTAAAAGGGGTTACGTGTAATAAAGAAGGTTATAATTTTGATTCAAATGTTGCCCCGGAAACTGTCGAGCATAACAAATTGCtgtttgatataaggaacataTTATATAACGTTTCGAGAGGGCAAATTTTCATAGAACCTGTTGGagctaaatacatatataacg
This region includes:
- the LOC134655374 gene encoding protein artichoke-like: MLTAIDYSENIISSFEVVPDEHEFKSLKKLNLSHNSLDNILDGTFELFPNIESLDLSHNLFGTLDIMFFEGIKKLLHLNLANNRIASIDSSFNKLRYLVTLDLSYNIIEKLNARDFAKLVNLEEIKLDSNGLHTIEKNFFKNMPSLTTISIQDNAIDSIDQEIFINATKLRNVYLSRNRIKILSKDLFKNKTIFDFTIEGNQLEGPLERGCFEGLAMVKELDLSGQHLTSIENYAFAGLKTLETLLLNNNAVELLRNYSFKGLQSLNILDLSYNKINDLDIVTEDLISLQVLTLHHNKIAHISSNNYISLGSLQLLDLSHNNISYLGSNYFRSLQSLLNFKISDNPLFGSIVEYTFDGLSSLPSLDISGTLITTVNNGSFIGMTILRDLNISHSNITELQYNSLSYVCNIRTIDLSNNRLSVFDVNTTDLRNLDTLLLNNNMLQIISQTVFKGLSLLRTVVLSYNSICTIHEETFQKDIRNLDLSYNPELEFDVLLVKQSVNLANLYISGTKTVSMSLTFENVKGLLTLEMTHLNIHNISILKLFNLQRLEMLVLNNNAVSTLNIGALSNLTSLKQLDLSYNSLNYIQPGVFKENTYLKILNISHNKLLEISHGIFQGLLYVEVIDLSFNKIKDLHRSRFYDVEHLDTLIVDNNEIEFISDDEFLGSSLTKLSIGGNPLPCKILYKIKRKSFHISITAINIEETKDNLKGVTCNKEGYNFDSNVAPETVEHNKLLFDIRNILYNVSRGQIFIEPVGAKYIYNDSSHLESIINQEQKMNQHSLEIINSIKNLSSVSNLTSIINSNTNILLGKILQVLTAKESITTSKPIIVIKENTTSGSLLSYINKIKQDLEDTLAVERQNVLQLDNKINRLNSKIDLTMTTKTPIHEKSLKTKDEEKQKSVFTEVCVGLILVILICFILYKIYKSELYLPRGWSRTSTSSRRNIAESMESAQL